The following are from one region of the Blastocatellia bacterium genome:
- a CDS encoding ATP-binding protein has product MNHRDAKQVMSRLADGEFFDREAELERLLALGRRRPALRPPAAENDADAQPTASRETMRGRPVANALLLGAPRVGKSELLRKAYDRLFSEAIETVPIYYALKPYSLDGERLARDFFAQFIAQFIAFRRHDPRLIEAASEPLAVITRAAPPEDYIWVRAMVDAFNRAMATGDPSLMLRSALQSPPVVAARAQLSPFVMLDNFHLLTDAPMIRAELVRALTAEQAGPAAPAYLLCGLRRVMTNLIPPDEELYRRLELLTIEAMDDEPMEKLIRAMAVALDVEVSDSTVELMIQQLGHDLFYIRAVLDAAAARGASLRTFMEFERVYTDEVLGGRINHYLCALLRDVAPSSRQQRAAIEALNLTLESSEALPIDAVVERMGEEINEAESLLAQLHMREFLEISYGFLRAADDTVLADFVRSKYRNEIAGARRPVAGETLLGEKLKHSYRLMMSRYHRAVESQLIELLSRFDFQSVPASLFDLAQYEKQFRGMSRVQVRRALDDDTERVRLPQIVLVNDNGAGEKPGIGWRLFAASGFEGGIYSDANEVVWLIALINSKEPLDVETLNHIDQRLEAAARLAGDRAAPRMVRWYISKEGFSAVASERLVTLRAHRSTFSQLDLIEDCLVKFATGGHQRPASEFELIIPIEGEAELIAARTVEQIARAADFDQESINQIKTALIEACINAAEHSDSPDRRIYQRFAVDEDRLIITVSNKGKTFGANDASAPAMPVSPAARKRGRGLQIIRSLMDEVHFERADDGASLVMTKYLKRPEE; this is encoded by the coding sequence ATGAACCACCGCGACGCGAAACAGGTCATGAGTCGGCTTGCCGACGGCGAATTCTTCGACCGCGAGGCCGAGCTTGAGCGCTTGCTGGCGCTCGGCCGCCGGCGGCCCGCGCTGCGCCCGCCGGCGGCCGAAAACGACGCCGACGCCCAGCCGACCGCAAGCCGCGAAACCATGCGCGGGCGGCCCGTTGCGAATGCCTTGCTGCTTGGCGCGCCGCGCGTCGGCAAGTCCGAGCTGCTGCGCAAAGCCTATGACCGCTTGTTCAGCGAAGCCATCGAGACCGTGCCAATCTATTACGCGCTCAAGCCTTACAGTCTGGACGGCGAGCGCCTGGCGCGCGATTTCTTCGCGCAGTTCATCGCCCAGTTCATCGCCTTCCGCCGCCACGATCCACGCCTGATCGAAGCCGCGAGCGAGCCGCTGGCGGTGATTACCCGCGCCGCGCCGCCGGAAGATTACATCTGGGTGCGGGCCATGGTTGACGCCTTCAACCGCGCCATGGCGACTGGCGATCCGTCGTTGATGCTGCGCTCGGCTTTGCAATCGCCGCCAGTCGTCGCGGCCCGCGCCCAGCTCTCGCCGTTCGTGATGCTCGACAATTTTCATCTGCTGACCGACGCTCCCATGATCCGCGCCGAGCTGGTGCGCGCCCTGACCGCGGAGCAGGCGGGGCCGGCAGCGCCCGCTTACCTGCTCTGCGGGTTGCGGCGCGTGATGACAAATTTGATACCGCCCGACGAAGAGCTTTACCGCCGCCTTGAGCTGCTCACCATCGAAGCGATGGACGACGAGCCGATGGAAAAGCTGATCCGCGCCATGGCCGTGGCGCTCGATGTCGAGGTTAGCGATTCGACCGTCGAATTGATGATTCAACAGCTCGGTCATGACCTTTTTTACATTCGCGCCGTGCTGGACGCCGCGGCGGCGCGCGGCGCGAGTCTCAGGACGTTCATGGAGTTCGAGCGCGTCTACACGGACGAAGTCCTCGGCGGGCGCATCAATCATTACTTGTGCGCCCTGCTCCGCGATGTCGCGCCAAGCTCGCGCCAGCAACGCGCAGCCATCGAAGCGCTCAACCTGACGCTCGAAAGCAGCGAGGCGTTGCCGATTGACGCGGTGGTCGAGCGCATGGGCGAAGAGATCAATGAAGCCGAATCATTGTTGGCGCAGCTCCACATGCGCGAGTTTCTGGAGATCAGCTACGGGTTCCTGCGCGCCGCCGATGACACGGTGCTCGCAGACTTTGTGCGCTCGAAATACCGCAACGAGATCGCCGGCGCCCGCCGCCCCGTGGCTGGCGAAACGCTGCTCGGCGAAAAGCTCAAGCATTCTTACCGCCTGATGATGTCGCGCTATCACCGCGCCGTCGAGTCGCAGTTGATCGAGCTGCTGTCGCGCTTCGATTTCCAGAGCGTGCCGGCGAGCCTGTTCGACCTGGCGCAGTACGAAAAGCAATTCCGTGGGATGAGCCGTGTGCAGGTGCGGCGCGCGCTTGACGACGACACCGAGCGCGTTCGCCTGCCGCAGATTGTTCTGGTCAATGATAATGGCGCCGGCGAAAAGCCCGGCATCGGCTGGCGGCTGTTTGCCGCGAGCGGCTTTGAAGGCGGCATCTACAGCGATGCCAATGAAGTCGTCTGGCTGATTGCCCTGATCAATTCGAAGGAGCCGCTTGATGTCGAAACGCTCAACCACATAGACCAGCGGCTCGAAGCCGCCGCGCGCCTGGCGGGTGACCGCGCCGCGCCGCGCATGGTGCGCTGGTACATCAGCAAAGAAGGCTTCTCGGCGGTCGCCTCTGAGCGGCTGGTGACGTTGCGGGCGCACCGCTCGACCTTCAGCCAGCTCGACCTGATCGAAGATTGTCTGGTGAAATTCGCCACCGGCGGCCATCAGCGCCCCGCCAGCGAGTTCGAGCTAATCATTCCTATCGAAGGCGAGGCCGAGCTGATTGCCGCGCGCACGGTCGAACAAATTGCCCGCGCCGCCGACTTCGATCAGGAATCGATCAACCAGATCAAGACCGCCTTGATCGAAGCCTGCATCAACGCCGCCGAGCACTCGGATTCGCCCGACCGCCGCATCTATCAGCGGTTTGCAGTTGACGAGGATCGGCTTATAATCACCGTGTCCAATAAAGGCAAAACCTTCGGCGCAAACGACGCATCAGCCCCCGCGATGCCAGTTTCGCCCGCCGCCCGCAAGCGCGGTCGCGGCTTGCAGATCATCCGCTCCTTGATGGATGAAGTCCACTTCGAGCGCGCCGACGACGGCGCCAGCCTGGTGATGACCAAATACCTGAAACGCCCCGAAGAGTAG
- a CDS encoding STAS domain-containing protein, with protein MNTTDIRMRRVEGAAVLYPGAYLNQLRGESIERCCLELLDAGVRHIVINFAETELINSIGISILLGVIEVVNDARGMLVLASLSPSNRELFEMLGLASHIQIADSEESALANLHGELQSAAV; from the coding sequence ATGAATACCACAGACATTCGTATGCGGCGCGTCGAAGGCGCTGCCGTCCTTTATCCCGGCGCTTACCTGAATCAGTTGCGCGGCGAGAGCATCGAGCGGTGCTGCCTGGAACTGCTCGATGCCGGCGTGCGCCACATCGTCATCAACTTTGCCGAGACCGAATTGATTAACAGCATCGGCATCTCCATCCTGCTCGGCGTCATCGAGGTAGTCAACGACGCCCGCGGCATGCTGGTGCTTGCCAGTTTGAGCCCGTCGAACCGCGAGCTGTTCGAGATGCTCGGTCTGGCGTCGCACATTCAGATCGCTGACAGCGAAGAATCCGCGTTAGCCAATCTGCATGGCGAGCTGCAAAGCGCGGCGGTCTGA
- a CDS encoding diguanylate cyclase has product MTRESAKPTVAARDESVSDNALVVWLRLQRSLAEKNGVALVTLSQDGAAIGRIENDNSICKAMRVAPDYAPLCQADCGNAYDQALASGELTEYTCHAGLHCFAMPVSIGKRQLVILGGRAFSSTAEYMRFLGDYDDLPGVNSGECLKNVKFLDTRDLKQAAEIVESTASYHFHNAPRAEAPAAAGPQTSPELLDAHLEIIRLTDQLETRKRAIGQFYNFLRGVAASLDSGKVYQSVLAKFSEMLKAERSSLMILNEESNELALEAALGAEHTLMPVRIKLGEGVAGAVLASGLPLVVRDVETDARLPQTRAGHYRSKSFISYPITLGSRKVGVINLTERRDGLPYDDEDLSILELMSPHLALIIDRTEWHRKAEAYQRMSLTDPLTGLPNRRYLSDRLFEEVERSKRYDTPLSFMIIDVDHFKSYNDLYGHTNADLVLIQTAQLLRTLVRAIDMSARFAGDEFCIILPETEPETAVRVAERLRAAVSETVYCAESGERMGRVTLSIGVSSFSPARQSPLAIIEAADRALYQAKMRGRNCVAVYDAAD; this is encoded by the coding sequence TTGACCAGAGAATCCGCAAAGCCAACCGTCGCGGCCAGAGACGAGTCTGTCTCTGACAATGCCCTGGTTGTGTGGCTGCGTCTGCAACGTTCGCTGGCCGAGAAGAACGGCGTTGCGCTTGTCACCTTGAGCCAGGATGGCGCCGCCATCGGGCGCATCGAAAACGACAACAGCATCTGCAAGGCGATGCGTGTCGCGCCCGATTACGCGCCGTTGTGCCAGGCCGATTGCGGCAACGCCTATGACCAGGCGCTGGCCAGCGGCGAGCTAACCGAATACACCTGCCATGCCGGGTTGCACTGCTTCGCCATGCCGGTTTCCATCGGCAAGCGCCAGCTGGTAATTCTCGGTGGGCGCGCCTTCAGCTCGACCGCCGAGTACATGCGCTTCCTGGGCGATTACGACGACCTGCCGGGGGTCAACAGCGGCGAGTGCCTGAAAAATGTCAAGTTTCTCGACACCCGCGACCTCAAGCAGGCCGCCGAGATTGTGGAGTCGACGGCCTCGTATCACTTCCACAACGCGCCGCGCGCCGAAGCGCCCGCCGCCGCAGGCCCGCAGACCTCGCCCGAATTACTCGACGCGCATCTGGAAATCATCCGGCTGACCGACCAGCTTGAAACGCGCAAGCGCGCCATCGGCCAGTTCTATAACTTCCTGCGCGGCGTCGCGGCGTCGCTCGACTCCGGCAAAGTCTACCAGAGCGTGCTTGCCAAGTTCAGCGAGATGCTCAAGGCCGAGCGCAGCTCGCTGATGATTCTCAACGAGGAATCGAACGAGCTTGCCCTGGAAGCGGCTCTGGGAGCCGAGCATACGTTGATGCCCGTGCGCATCAAGCTCGGCGAAGGGGTCGCCGGCGCGGTGCTGGCTTCGGGGCTGCCGCTGGTGGTGCGCGACGTCGAGACCGACGCCCGCCTGCCGCAAACGCGCGCCGGCCATTATCGCAGCAAATCCTTCATCAGCTACCCGATCACCCTGGGCTCCCGCAAGGTCGGCGTCATCAACCTGACGGAGCGCCGCGACGGCCTGCCCTACGACGACGAGGACCTGAGCATCCTTGAGTTGATGTCGCCGCACCTGGCCTTGATCATTGATCGCACCGAGTGGCACCGCAAGGCCGAGGCCTATCAGCGCATGTCGCTCACAGACCCGCTCACGGGCTTGCCGAACCGCCGCTACCTGAGCGACCGCCTGTTCGAAGAGGTCGAACGCTCGAAGCGCTACGACACGCCGCTGTCGTTCATGATTATTGACGTAGACCACTTCAAGTCTTATAACGACCTGTACGGTCACACGAACGCCGACCTGGTGTTGATCCAGACGGCGCAGTTGTTGCGCACACTGGTGCGCGCCATCGATATGTCTGCGCGCTTTGCCGGCGATGAGTTCTGCATCATCCTGCCGGAGACCGAGCCGGAAACCGCCGTGCGCGTCGCTGAGCGACTGCGCGCCGCCGTCAGCGAGACCGTTTACTGCGCTGAAAGCGGTGAGCGCATGGGCCGCGTGACCTTGAGCATTGGCGTCTCTTCTTTCAGCCCCGCAAGACAAAGCCCCCTGGCCATTATCGAAGCGGCCGATCGCGCCCTCTATCAGGCAAAGATGCGCGGTCGTAACTGCGTTGCCGTTTACGACGCGGCAGATTGA
- a CDS encoding HD domain-containing phosphohydrolase: MSLTMRKMLHNFGALAELGTEISSTHDFDEVVRASLHMLLGTLAIPRGAIARYSHEPHQLKVVAAKGLQKAVGQKITLDHEEVAQLTGHSVPVNLEAEQNGLSAFVHRNSDVFKRLRAHTTVPMVARGELMGMIFLSEKFTREDYDAEDVEIINTITRHIAIAFYNHRLMVSLRRKAEENQRLYREMHEIYRDTVKAFGAAIDLKDAYTSGHSERVGRYCEAIARELGMAGRQLDYITVAGYLHDIGKITVDRSIINNPRPLTEREFKELNKHAATGFEILSHIRHPWDEIAQMAGSHHEKVDGTGYPRGLSGEQIPLGARIVTLADSFDAMMTDRPYRARLPLDRALADLSRNTGTQFCATVAAAFCRLLLKEITGATRERVFLPVIGIKFDRPAIIATLSEMILEFEAQPLAS; encoded by the coding sequence ATGAGTTTGACCATGCGAAAGATGCTGCACAACTTCGGCGCCCTGGCCGAGCTGGGCACAGAGATCAGCTCGACGCACGACTTTGACGAAGTCGTGCGCGCCTCGCTGCATATGCTGTTGGGCACGCTGGCCATCCCGCGCGGCGCCATTGCCCGCTACAGCCACGAGCCGCATCAACTGAAAGTCGTCGCCGCCAAAGGCTTACAAAAGGCCGTCGGCCAGAAGATCACCCTGGATCACGAAGAGGTCGCGCAACTGACCGGGCATAGCGTGCCGGTCAACTTAGAGGCCGAGCAGAATGGCCTGTCCGCGTTCGTCCACCGCAACAGCGACGTCTTCAAGCGCCTGCGCGCGCATACGACGGTGCCGATGGTGGCGCGCGGCGAGCTGATGGGCATGATCTTTCTTTCCGAAAAGTTCACCCGCGAAGACTACGACGCCGAAGATGTCGAGATCATCAACACCATCACCCGCCACATCGCCATCGCTTTTTACAACCACCGGCTGATGGTCTCGCTGCGCCGCAAGGCCGAAGAGAATCAGCGGCTCTACCGCGAGATGCACGAGATTTATCGCGACACGGTCAAGGCGTTCGGCGCGGCGATTGATTTGAAGGACGCCTACACCAGCGGCCACTCGGAGCGCGTCGGGCGTTACTGCGAAGCCATCGCCCGCGAGCTGGGGATGGCGGGCCGACAGCTCGATTACATCACCGTCGCCGGCTACCTGCACGACATCGGCAAGATCACGGTTGATCGCTCGATCATCAACAACCCGCGCCCGCTGACCGAGCGCGAGTTCAAAGAGTTGAACAAGCACGCCGCCACCGGCTTTGAAATCCTCTCGCACATTCGCCACCCGTGGGACGAGATCGCCCAGATGGCCGGGTCGCACCACGAGAAGGTTGACGGCACAGGCTATCCGCGGGGTCTGAGCGGCGAGCAGATTCCGCTGGGGGCGCGCATTGTCACGCTGGCCGATTCGTTCGACGCGATGATGACCGACCGGCCTTACCGGGCGCGGCTGCCATTGGATCGGGCGCTCGCCGACCTGTCGCGCAACACCGGCACACAGTTTTGCGCCACGGTGGCCGCGGCGTTCTGCCGCTTGTTGCTGAAAGAGATTACCGGCGCGACCCGCGAGCGCGTCTTCCTGCCGGTGATCGGCATCAAATTCGACCGTCCCGCCATCATCGCTACGCTGAGCGAGATGATCCTTGAATTCGAAGCCCAGCCGCTCGCCAGTTGA